The DNA segment CACCGGGCGGCGGTTCGACGCCCTCGAGAATCGCAACTTCGCGAAGGGGAATGCCGAGCTTCTCGTAGGTCTTGAGAATTTCCGGATCGATCTCGTCGATCGACGAAAGCGTCTTCTTCGGCTTCGGCGCAGAATAGTAATAGAGGTCCTGGTAATCGATCTTGGGATAGTCGACGCGCGCCCAGGTCGGCTCGGTCATGGTCAGCCAGCGGCGATAGGCCTCCAGGCGCCATTCCAGCATCCAGGCCGGTTCGTTCTTCTTTGCAGAGATGAAGCGGACAGTATCTTCCGACAACCCCTTTGGGGCCTTCTCGGACTCGATGAGCGTCTCAAACCCATATCGATACTGGTCGACGTCGATCTGGCGAACCCGATCGACCGTCTCTTGTACGGCAGCCATTCAGTCCTCCGCTCGCGGTTTCAAGGACCGCGGTGGAACCCAATTTGGGTGGTCTCTTACGATGTTTCCGCGACGAAATCACCTGCTTAGAATGGTTCAAGCTGTGTTTCGTCGCTGATCCTTAAGTAAGGCACCGGAGAGCCTTCGCCAAGCCTCTAGGCACCGATCTATGTCGGCATCTTGCGTGGACCAGCCCATACTGAGCCGCACCGCCCCTTGCGCAATATCAGGGTCAAACCCCATGGCCTCCAGCACATGGGACGGCTGCACCTTGCCCGATGAGCAAGCCGAGCCCGATGACACCGCGATCCCGGCGAGATCGAAGCCGATGACGGCAGTTTCAGCCTTCAGGCCGGGAACCGTGAACAGAGTGGTATTTGGCAACCGTTCGGCAGAATCCGAAAATATGATGGCGTCATTCGTCTGCCGGAGGCCCTTTTCGAGACGCTCCTGCAAATCCACGAGGCGGCGGCTGCCGACCGCGATATCTGTCATGGCCGCGGTGGCGGCTGCGCCGAAGGCGGCAATGCCGACAACATTTTCGGTTCCGGCACGGCGGCTCAGTTCCTGTCCGCCGCCCCGCAACAACGGCTCAAGCCCACTCAGTCCTTCGGCGAGAACCAGCGCCCCGACGCCCTTGGGCCCACCGATCTTGTGCGCGGACAACGTCAGGAGGTCGGCGCCCAGCGCCGCCATATCCAGCGGAATTTTGCCAAATGCCTGGATCGCATCGACATGCAGAAGCCCACCCGCCGCGTGCACGATCTCCGCGGCGGCAGCCACCGGCTGGATGGCGCCGGTCTCGTTGTTGGCGAGCATGATTGACGCCAGCGCCGGCGGACGGTCGCGAAGCAATTGGCGCAAATGATCGAGATCGATGACGCCTGCCGGCGTCACACACACCGTCTCGATCTGACTTTGCGAAAACCGTCCGCCTGCGAGCACAGAAGTGTGCTCGATCGCAGATACCACGAGGCGCTCGACCGCCGCCCCCGACCCGCGCCTCAGGTTTGGCGCCAGCCCGAGCGCATTCGCTTCGGTCCCGCCCGAGGTGAAGATGACGTTCCTCGGCGCAGCCCCGATGGCTGAAGCTACCGCAGCCCGCGCGCGTTCGATCCATTTCCGCGCTTCGCGTCCCTCCGCATGAACCGACGACGCGTTGCCCGGCAGATCGAGCGCAGACGCGATGGCGCGTCGCGCTTCGTCACGAAGCGGCGTGGTCGCATTCCAGTCGAGATAGACCCGGTTCGACATCAGCGTAATATAATACCTTCACCTTCACAGGTGAGCCCTTGATGCGGTGCCTTATGGCAGTTGGCAAGCCACGCGCGCCTCCGCAATTGCCGAATGCTGCCTAACATCCTGAACACACGAGCGGATGTTGAAAACCCTTGCTTTTCGCCCCTCGCCCCATGTTAGAACGCGGCCTCCGTCACCAGCCGTCGTCGCGCACTCACGCGCTTGAGACGTCTGCTTCCGATTTTCCGTACGCAAGGTCTCGTCGGCGATAAGCGCCGGATGAAGCCAGCGACAAACCGGTCGAATTCGCCCAAGGACCGTCCATGCCCGAAGTTATTTTCACCGGCCCCGCGGGCCGTCTCGAAGGCCGCTATCACCCGGCCAAGCAGAAGAACGCGCCGATCGCGATGATCCTGCATCCACACCCGCAGTTTCACGGGACGATGAACCATCAGATCGTCTACCAGTGCTACTACGCGTTTGCCCATCGCGGCTTTTCGGTGCTGCGTTTCAACTTCCGCGGCGTCGGCCGCAGCCAAGGCTCGTTCGATCACGGCACCGGCGAGTTGTCGGACGCGGCGTCTGCGCTTGATTGGGCGCAAACGATCAATCCCGAAGCGCGCGCCTGCTGGGTTGCAGGCTTTTCGTTCGGCGCCTGGATCGGCATGCAGCTGTTGATGCGCCGGCCGGAGGTCGAAGGCTTTATCTCGATCGCGCCGCCCGCCAATCTCTACGACTTCTCGTTCCTGGCGCCCTGCCCGTCGTCGGGCCTGATCGTACATGGCGAAAAGGACGCGGTGGTGCCGCCGAAGGACGTCAACACGCTGGTCGAGAAGCTCAAGACCCAAAAAGGCATCGTGATCGATCAGCAGGTCATTCCCGGCGCCAACCACTTCTTCGACGGCAAGCTCGAGCCCTTGATGCAGTCGGTGACCGCCTATCTCGACATGCGTCTCGCCAACGTGCGCTAGCATAGCGTTTTCAAGCGAAGTGCACTGCGGTTCGCGTGAAGAAAACGCGTTCAAATAAGGAGTTCATCGCGTGGCAAGCTGGATCGCATTGCTGCGTGCGGTCAATGTCGGCGGCACCGGCAAGCTTCCGATGAGCGAGCTGAAGGCGACGTGCGAGGCGTTGGGTTTTGCCTCGGTCAAAACCTATATCGCCAGCGGCAACGTCGTTTTTCAAAGCGGCAAGTCGGAAGCTGCGATCAAGGCTGCGCTTGAGAAGCGGCTTGAGGCCTATGCCGGCAAGCCGGTCGGCGTGCTGATCCGCACCGCCTCCGAAATGGCTCAGGTCGCCGCGGAAAATCCATTTCCAAAACTGGCGCCGAACCGCACCATGGCGCTGTTTCTCGACCGCGCGCCGGCAGCCGACGCCCTCAAGGACGTTCGCGGCCAGAAGGACGAGAAGATGTACCTCGGGCGGCGCGAGATCTATATCCACTACGGCGAAGGAATGGGGACATCAAAGCTCGTCATTCCCGCCGCAAAAGCCGGCACCGCGCGCAACATGAATACGGTTGCGACGCTCGCCAAAATGGCCACCGAGCTTTAGGGAAACTCAGGCAGCGGCGCGCAGCTGAAGCTGCGATATCCACGAATTCCGCCGCTTCAGGAAATCGCGCAGCAGAGCCGGATATTCGGTGCTGGCGGCCGAGCGCACCGATGGCCGCGCGGCCAGTGACTGACGCCAGCGCGCAAGCTTCGGCTTGTGCGAAAGAATGCCGAAATCGCCGATGTCGTCGAACACATCGAAATAGCGAAACACCGGTCCGAACACCGCATCGACAAGCGAAAAACTTTCGCCATCGAACCACGGCGATGCCACGACGCGCGCCTCGAGCCGCGAAAACCGCGCCTCCAGCTGCGCCGCCTTGGCTTTGAAAGCAGCTTCATCCGCCGCCGAATAGAGGCCGGCGATATCGTTGAGCACGGCCGAACCGAATTCGATCCAGCCGCGATGATCGGCGCGCCGCAGCGGATCGGCCGGATGCAACGGCCTCAGTTGGGTTTCCTCGAGATATTCGAGAATCACCGCAGATTCGAAAATCGCGGTATCGCCGACCTGAAGCACCGGCGTACGGCCGAGCGGCGATATCGCCAGAAACCAGTCCGGCTTGTTGGCGAGGTCGACGTCAAGGCGTTCGAAGGGAACGCCCTTTTCCGTCAGCGCGATGACCGCCCGCTGCACGTAGGGGCAAAGTTTGTGGCTGATCAGTTTGAGGGGGGCGGACATCGGCCACTCCGGGATCAATGCAAGTGCATCCATTTAGATGCGATTGCATTAAACCGTCAAGGGCCCGCCCGACGCGTGCCGTTCACGGTCGCGCGACGATGCCGCCGGTCATCGGGATCGGCACGCCGGTCGTGGCGGGATAGCTCAGCGGCAGCCCTTTCAGGCCCCGCGCAGCGAGAAAGCCGAACGCCTGCGCCTCGATCGCATCCGTCGACCAGCCGAGCGCATCGGCCGATTCGACCCTCGCCGGCTGTAACTTCTCCCGAAGCATCCGCATCATGGTGTGATTGCGCGCGCCGCCTCCGGCGACGACCCAGCTCTTCGGGCGCTGTGGCAACAGCGGCACGATCTGGGCAATCGCCGACACGGTGAAGGCGGTCAGTGTCGCCGCACCATCGGTCGGAGATGCATTGCGGAGGATGCGCTTGGCGAAATCATTGCGGTCGAGCGATTTCGGCGGCGGCAGCGCAAAGAACGGATCCTTCAAGGCTTCCGCGATCCAGGCCGCATCCGCCGTGCCTTGCGCGGCCATGCGGCCATCCGTGTCGAAGCGCTGGCCGGTGGTGCGATTCATGAAGTCGTCGAGCAGCGCATTGCCGGGCCCGGTGTCGCAGGCAATCAGCGTATCGCCGTCGATATAGGTGACGTTGGCAACGCCGCCGATATTGAGCACCACAATCGGCCCCTCGCGCTCGAGCGACTGCGCCAGCGCCCGATGATAGACCGGAACCAGCGGCGCACCCTGGCCGCCGGCGGCGACGTCGGCGGCGCGGAAGTCGTGCATCACGGGAATACGGATTGCCCTCGCGAGCGCACAGGCGTCGCCGATCTGCACGGTCATCTTTTCGGCCGGACGGTGCAGCACCGTCTGGCCATGAAAACCGACAATGTCGATGTCCTCGCTGGCAATGCGATTCTGGGCCTTGAAGCTGGCGATGGCTTCGGCATGCGCCGTGGTGACGATCCGCTCGGCCTCGAGCAGGATTCCCGGCCGGGCCTCACGCGCCTCGAGGTGAACGGCTTCCGTCAGGGCCTGGAGCAACAGTCGGCGTTCGAAATCGGTATAGGGTCGATAGCCGGACGGGCCAAAGGCCTTGACCTTCTTGCCGTCGGTTTCGATCAAAGCGACATCGACCCCATCCAGGGAGGTCCCGCTCATCAGACCTATGGCCGTCAACATCATGGTATTCTAGCCTCAGCCCTGCCCCGGGGATCAGCCTGCGCGTTAACCTTGTGCCTCGCGCACACATCTTATAATGCCACAGCGCCCGCGTTCGAAGCAGCCCAACATAGTTAAGTTCCAGCAATTTGCTGCAAATACCGTAAAACAAGAATGATCAGGTTCGACGAAAGATGACCGCATTCAAGTCCGATTTCCTAAACGTACTCCAGGAACGCGGCTTCATTCACCAGGCCTCCGACTTCGAGGGCCTGGACGCGCTCGCCGCCAAAGGCGAAGCGACCGCCTATGTCGGCTACGACTGCACGGCGCCCTCGCTCCACATCGGCAACTTCCTGACCATGATGATGCTGCACTGGTTGCAGCAGAGCGGCAACAAACCGATCACCCTGATGGGCGGCGGCACCACGATGGTCGGCGACCCCTCCGGCAAGGACGAGACGCGCGCCATCCGCACCGTCGCAGAGATCGAAGCTAACAAGGCCTCGATTCGTGGCGTTTTTGCGAAGGTGCTGCGCTACGGATCGGGCGCGAGCGATGCGGTCATGCTCGACAACGCCGAATGGCTGACCAGGCTCAACTGGATCGAGATGCTGCGCGACATCGGCAAGCATTTTTCGGTCAACCGCATGCTGACCATGGACTCGGTGCGGCTGCGGCTCGAACGCGAGCAGGAGATGAGCTTCATCGAATTCAACTACATGGTCTGCCAGGCCTACGATTTCGTTGAGCTCGCACGGCGCACCGGCTGCCGCCTGCAGATGGGCGGCTCGGACCAGTGGGGTAACATCATCATGGGCGTCGATCTCGGACGCCGCATGGGTACGCCGCAACTATTCGCGCTGACGACGCCGCTGCTCACCACCGCCTCCGGCGCCAAGATGGGCAAGACGGCGCAAGGCGCGGTCTGGCTCAACGCCGACCAGTTCTCGCCTTACGACTTCTGGCAGTACTGGCGTAACACCGAAGACGCCGACGTCGTCCGGTTCCTGAAGCTGTTCACTATTCTGCCGATGAGCGAGATCGACAAACTCGCCCAGCTCAAAGGCGCGGAAATCAACGAGGCCAAGAAAGCGCTGGCAGACGCCGCTACCACGCTGCTGCATGGCGCGGAAGCAGCGCAACAGGCCGCGGATACCGCGCGGCGGACTTTCGAGGAAGGCACGATTGCGGAAAACCTTCCGACCGTGGAAATTCCGCACAGCGAACTCGAGGCCGGCATCGGCGTGCTTGCTTCGTTCGTCAAGGCCGGCCTCGTGGCCTCGAACGGCGAAGCGCGGCGTCAAATCAAGGGTGGCGGCTTGCGCGTGAACGACGTCGCGGTCACCGATGAAAAGATGCTGCTCAAGCCTTCCGAATTGACGCCGGAGGGCGTGATCAAGCTTTCCTTCGGCAGGAAACGCCACGTGCTGCTCAAGCCTGCATAAGCGCATTCCGGAAAGCGCGCTTGTGCTTCGGGATTAAAACGGGCTCCCATCCTTCCAATGGATCAAAAGACGCCACGGGAAGGAACAGCCGCCGCATCGGTCAAACCGGTGCGAACCGCGCTTGGCGTTTTGGCGATCTGCTTTGCACTTTCGGTGCTCGGGCGCGGCCTCGGCGAGAGTTTCTCGGTCTTCCTGCTGCCGATCTCGGAAAACTTCGGCTGGGATCGCGCGGACGTCGTCTCGGTCTATTCGCTGAGTGCGCTGGCGGGCGGCCTCGCCTCGCCTCTGATCGGCCGCCTGTTCGACTATTCCGGGCCGCGCAGCGTCTATTCGCTCGGGCTATTGCTGTTTGGCGGCGCATTTCTGTTCGCCGCCAATGCAGATCGGCTGTGGCAGATCCAGTTCAGCATCGGCATCTGCGTCGGCCTCGGCATTGCGCTGATTGGCAACGTGCCGAATTCGATCCTGCTCGGCCGCTGGTTTGGCCCGAAGCTGCCGACCGCGATGGCCGTGGTCTATTC comes from the Bradyrhizobium erythrophlei genome and includes:
- a CDS encoding DUF1697 domain-containing protein, translating into MASWIALLRAVNVGGTGKLPMSELKATCEALGFASVKTYIASGNVVFQSGKSEAAIKAALEKRLEAYAGKPVGVLIRTASEMAQVAAENPFPKLAPNRTMALFLDRAPAADALKDVRGQKDEKMYLGRREIYIHYGEGMGTSKLVIPAAKAGTARNMNTVATLAKMATEL
- a CDS encoding cysteine desulfurase family protein, producing MSNRVYLDWNATTPLRDEARRAIASALDLPGNASSVHAEGREARKWIERARAAVASAIGAAPRNVIFTSGGTEANALGLAPNLRRGSGAAVERLVVSAIEHTSVLAGGRFSQSQIETVCVTPAGVIDLDHLRQLLRDRPPALASIMLANNETGAIQPVAAAAEIVHAAGGLLHVDAIQAFGKIPLDMAALGADLLTLSAHKIGGPKGVGALVLAEGLSGLEPLLRGGGQELSRRAGTENVVGIAAFGAAATAAMTDIAVGSRRLVDLQERLEKGLRQTNDAIIFSDSAERLPNTTLFTVPGLKAETAVIGFDLAGIAVSSGSACSSGKVQPSHVLEAMGFDPDIAQGAVRLSMGWSTQDADIDRCLEAWRRLSGALLKDQRRNTA
- a CDS encoding anhydro-N-acetylmuramic acid kinase, which encodes MMLTAIGLMSGTSLDGVDVALIETDGKKVKAFGPSGYRPYTDFERRLLLQALTEAVHLEAREARPGILLEAERIVTTAHAEAIASFKAQNRIASEDIDIVGFHGQTVLHRPAEKMTVQIGDACALARAIRIPVMHDFRAADVAAGGQGAPLVPVYHRALAQSLEREGPIVVLNIGGVANVTYIDGDTLIACDTGPGNALLDDFMNRTTGQRFDTDGRMAAQGTADAAWIAEALKDPFFALPPPKSLDRNDFAKRILRNASPTDGAATLTAFTVSAIAQIVPLLPQRPKSWVVAGGGARNHTMMRMLREKLQPARVESADALGWSTDAIEAQAFGFLAARGLKGLPLSYPATTGVPIPMTGGIVARP
- the tyrS gene encoding tyrosine--tRNA ligase → MTAFKSDFLNVLQERGFIHQASDFEGLDALAAKGEATAYVGYDCTAPSLHIGNFLTMMMLHWLQQSGNKPITLMGGGTTMVGDPSGKDETRAIRTVAEIEANKASIRGVFAKVLRYGSGASDAVMLDNAEWLTRLNWIEMLRDIGKHFSVNRMLTMDSVRLRLEREQEMSFIEFNYMVCQAYDFVELARRTGCRLQMGGSDQWGNIIMGVDLGRRMGTPQLFALTTPLLTTASGAKMGKTAQGAVWLNADQFSPYDFWQYWRNTEDADVVRFLKLFTILPMSEIDKLAQLKGAEINEAKKALADAATTLLHGAEAAQQAADTARRTFEEGTIAENLPTVEIPHSELEAGIGVLASFVKAGLVASNGEARRQIKGGGLRVNDVAVTDEKMLLKPSELTPEGVIKLSFGRKRHVLLKPA
- a CDS encoding alpha/beta hydrolase, with amino-acid sequence MPEVIFTGPAGRLEGRYHPAKQKNAPIAMILHPHPQFHGTMNHQIVYQCYYAFAHRGFSVLRFNFRGVGRSQGSFDHGTGELSDAASALDWAQTINPEARACWVAGFSFGAWIGMQLLMRRPEVEGFISIAPPANLYDFSFLAPCPSSGLIVHGEKDAVVPPKDVNTLVEKLKTQKGIVIDQQVIPGANHFFDGKLEPLMQSVTAYLDMRLANVR
- a CDS encoding glutathione S-transferase family protein — translated: MSAPLKLISHKLCPYVQRAVIALTEKGVPFERLDVDLANKPDWFLAISPLGRTPVLQVGDTAIFESAVILEYLEETQLRPLHPADPLRRADHRGWIEFGSAVLNDIAGLYSAADEAAFKAKAAQLEARFSRLEARVVASPWFDGESFSLVDAVFGPVFRYFDVFDDIGDFGILSHKPKLARWRQSLAARPSVRSAASTEYPALLRDFLKRRNSWISQLQLRAAA